The following DNA comes from Methanothermus fervidus DSM 2088.
ACATTCAAGTATTTATATATCATCTTTATGTTGGGGAGATATACAATGGCCAATAACCTTGCAAAGTGTTTAATGGTACAAGGCACATCATCAAATGCTGGAAAGAGCGTATTAGTTGCTGCATTATGTAGAATATTTGCAAGAAAAGGATATAGTGTTGCACCTTTTAAATCACAAAATATGTCACTCAATTCATATGCAACTGAAGAAAATTCAGAGATAGCAATGGCTCAAGCATTGCAAGCTGAAGCTGCCGGTGTGAAACCATCACATCATATGAATCCTATACTTTTAAAACCAAAAGGAGGGTTTATTTCACAAGTTATAGTGCATGGAAAACCTGTTGGAGATATGAGTTTTGATGAATACCAAAAAAAATTTCGAAAGAAAGCATTAGAGGCAATTAAAGAATCTTTGACATATCTAAGAAAACGTCATGACATAATAATAATAGAAGGAGCAGGTTCACCAGCTGAAATAAATATCCAAAAATATGATTTGGCAAACATGAAAGTTGCACAATTAGCAGACTCAAATGTTATTCTTGTGGCAGATATAGATAGGGGCGGAGTTTTTGCATCAATTGCAGGAACTTTTTTATTGCTGAATAAAGAAGATAGAAAAAGAATTAAAGGAATAATAATCAATAAATTTAGAGGGAATTTAGATATTTTAAAACCCGGAATAAAAAAAATTGAAAAAATTGTTAAAACACCAGTAATAGGAGTATTACCTTATAGTGAAGATTTGAGGTTACCTGAAGAAGATTCAGCATCCTTGGCTGAAAGAAAATATAAAAAGAAAGGTAAAATAAAAATAGGAGTCATTCATTTACCAAAGATATCTAATTTTACTGATGTAGATCCATTAGAATCAGAACCAGACGTTAGTTTAAAATTTATAGGTTTAGATGATTCTTTAGATAAATTAGATGCAGTGATATTACCTGGTACTAGAAACACTGCTAAAGATTTAATTAAAATTAGAGAACATGGATTGGATGAAGAAATTATAGAATTTTCTAAAGATTCTATAGTATTTGGAATTTGTGGCGGATTTCAAATGTTGGGTACAAAAATAATAGATAAATATCATAAGGAATCTAAATTTGAAGAGGTGGAAGGACTTGGACTCCTTGACTGTAAAACAAAATTTTCAATATCATCTAAAATAATATCTCAGAGCAAAGGTATAGTCCTTGGCGGTGGAATATTTAAAAATATGGAAAATGTCGTTGTTGAGGGTTATGAACTTCATGAGGGCACAACAATATTAAAAAATGTTAGGCCTTTTATCAAAATAATTAAAGGTCATGGAAATTTATTACATGGTAAATATGATGGTGCAGTTAATGAAAATGTAGCAGGTACATATTTTCATGGTATATTCCACAACCCGGAGTTTAGGACACAATTTGTAAATATATTGAGGAAAAAGAAAGGTTTAAAAACAAACAATCACATGAAAGATTACTACAAACAAAATAAAAAATATTCTCTAGATAAATTAGCAGATATTGTCCTTAAGCATGTAGATATTAATAAAATAGAAGAGATGTTAGGGTTGTAATAAAAAATTTCTTTTGATCAGGAATGGGAGGAACAATCTTGCATGAGAAAAGTAAGGAAATAGGGCTTAGGATAAAGGAATTAAGGAAATTATCAAACATTAGCGCAAAAGAAATGTCTAAATTTCTTGGCATACCTGTAGAATTATATAAAAAATATGAAAATGGAGAAGAAGACATTCCTGTAAGTTTACTTTTTGAAGTTGCACAAAAATTAAATGTAGATATGGGATTACTACTGACAGGTAAAGAAACAAGAATGCATATTTTTACAGTGACAAGAAAAGGTAAAGGTGTAAAAGTTAAAAGACGGGAAGATTATGAATATGAAAGCCTAGCTGAAAAATTTATCCATAAAAAAGCAGAGCCTTTTATTGTTACAGTTAAACCAGGGAAAGGAAAACCCAAAATGAATAGTCATCCTGGACAGGAATTTGATTATGTATTGAAAGGCACCCTTAAAGTTTATATTCACAATCATGAAATCATTTTAAATGAAGGAGATTCTATATTTTTTGATTCTTCCTACAAACATGCAATGGAAGCAGTTGGTGACAAAGAAGCAAAATTCTTGGCTATAATAATGTAAAGTGAGGTGTACTTATGGCATCTTTACTCAATGAATTTGTAAATAGAGTAAATTTTGAATCTTACGAAGATTTCAAGAAAAATTTTAAAATAATAGTTCCAGATAATTTCAATTTTGCATATGACGTAGTTGACAGATATGCTGAGGAAGTACCTGGAAAAAGGGCTCTTGTATGGTGCGATGACAACGGGAATGAAAAGATATTAAATTTTGCGGATATGAAATTACAATCAGACAAAGTTGCTAACTTTTTACGAAATTTAGGTGTGAAAAAAGGCGATAAAGTAATGCTAACTCTTAAAGGAAGATATGAATTTTGGTTTTCATTGTTAGCCTTACATAAAATAGGAGCTATAGCTGTACCTGCTACCCATATGCTCAGAGAAAAGGATATAGTATATCGTATAAAAAAAGCAGGTATAGACACAGTTATCTCTGTAGATGATAAAGACTTAATTGAGTCTTATGAAAGCGCTGAAAAAAAATTAGGTGTAGAACTCAAGAAAATTATAGTAGGAAATGAAAGAGATGGATGGTTAAACTTCAGGGAAGAAGTTAAGAAAACACCTTCAAACTTTAAAAAACCAGAAGGTGACAAGTATCCTTCAGGGAATGACATATCTCTTATCTATTTTTCTTCGGGTACTACTGGAATGCCAAAGATGATCCAACATGATTTCAACTATCCACTTGCACATATAATAACAGCAAAATATTGGCAAAATGTTCGTGAAGGTGGATTACATTATACATTGTCAGACACAGGTTGGGCAAAATCTGTCTGGGGACAAATATATGGTCAATGGATAGCCGGAAGTGCAGTATTTGTTTATGATTTTGATAGGTTTGATCCCCACAAAGTATTGAAGAAAATTGAAAAATATAAAATTAATACTTTTTGTGCACCTCCTACAGTATATAGATTCTTCATAAAGCAAGATTTATCCAAATATGATTTATCCAGTATAGAACATGCTGTAACTGCTGGTGAGCCTTTAAACCCAGAAGTATTTAAAAAATTTTATGAAGAGACTGGAATTAAAATCATGGAAGGGTTTGGACAGACAGAATGTACTTTATGTATAGCCAACTTCATTTGGATGGAACCAAAACCAGGATCTATGGGTAAGCCATCGCCACTTTACGATGTAAAAGTTGTTGACAAAGAAGGCAATGAAGTAGACATTGGAGAAGAAGGAGAAATAGCAATTGATACTTCTGATGGTAGGCCTTTAGGACTATTTCTAGGCTATTATAAAGATCCTGAAAAAACAAAAAAAGCATGGCATAATGATTTGTATCACACAGGAGATACAGCATGGGTAGATGAAGATGGATACTTTTGGTTTGTTGGAAGAAACGATGACGTAATAAATAGTTCAGGATATCGTATAGGTCCGTTTGAAGTAGAAAGTGCTATTATTTCACATCCTGCAGTTCTTGAATGTGCAGTGACTGGTTATCCAGATCCAATTAGAGGTCAGGTTGTAAAAGCAACTATAGTATTAACTGATGGATATGAACCATCTGAAAAACTAAAAAAGGAAATTCAAGAACATGTAAAGAAAGTTACAGCGCCATATAAATATCCAAGAATAATTGAGTTTGTCGATGAATTACCAAAGACTATTAGTGGTAAAATCAAGAGGGCCGAAATAAGGAAAAGAGACGAGATGAGATATAAAAAAGAACAACAAAAGAAATTATGATTTTGGGGATAGAGAATGGGTGTACAATTAGTTAGAGGGAATAGTGCAATAGTAATTGGAGCATTGTATGCTGGCTGTGATTGTTTTTTTGGATACCCTATTACACCTGCTAGTGAAATACTTCATGAGGCATCTAGATATTTCCCAATGCTTGGAAGAAAATTCGTTCAGGCAGAATCAGAGGAAGCTGCCATAAATATGGTTTATGGAGCAGCTGCCGCGGGACATAGAGCAATGACAGCGTCTTCAGGACCTGGAATGAGTTTAATGCAAGAAGGTATTTCATATTTAGCTGGGTCTGAACTCCCTGCAGTAATTGTAAATATTATGAGAGCAGGTCCTGGTTTAGGAAACATAGGACCTGAACAAGGTGACTATAATCAGATTGTAAAAGGCGGCGGACATGGTAATTATAAAAACATGGTTTTAGCTCCAAATAGTGTTCAAGAAATGTGCGATTTAACAATGGATGCATTTGACTTGGCAGAAAAATATAGAAATCCAGTTGTTATTCTTGCCGATGGTGTTTTAGGACAGATGGCAGAACCAATGAGATTTCCATCAAAAGCTATAAAACCAAATTTAAATAAAGATTGGGCAGTTCGTGGAACAAAAGACTCTCGAGGGAATCTTATAACATCTATACGTTTAGATTTTGACAAACTTGAAAAATTAAATAAAAAATTACAAAAAAAATACAAAAAAATGAAAGAAGATGTTAG
Coding sequences within:
- a CDS encoding adenosylcobyric acid synthase (glutamine-hydrolysing) (COGs: COG1492 Cobyric acid synthase~InterPro IPR017929: IPR004459: IPR002586: IPR011698~KEGG: mth:MTH787 cobyric acid synthase~PFAM: CobB/CobQ domain protein glutamine amidotransferase; Cobyrinic acid ac-diamide synthase~SPTR: O26880 Probable cobyric acid synthase~TIGRFAM: cobyric acid synthase CobQ~PFAM: CobQ/CobB/MinD/ParA nucleotide binding domain; CobB/CobQ-like glutamine amidotransferase domain~TIGRFAM: cobyric acid synthase CobQ); its protein translation is MANNLAKCLMVQGTSSNAGKSVLVAALCRIFARKGYSVAPFKSQNMSLNSYATEENSEIAMAQALQAEAAGVKPSHHMNPILLKPKGGFISQVIVHGKPVGDMSFDEYQKKFRKKALEAIKESLTYLRKRHDIIIIEGAGSPAEINIQKYDLANMKVAQLADSNVILVADIDRGGVFASIAGTFLLLNKEDRKRIKGIIINKFRGNLDILKPGIKKIEKIVKTPVIGVLPYSEDLRLPEEDSASLAERKYKKKGKIKIGVIHLPKISNFTDVDPLESEPDVSLKFIGLDDSLDKLDAVILPGTRNTAKDLIKIREHGLDEEIIEFSKDSIVFGICGGFQMLGTKIIDKYHKESKFEEVEGLGLLDCKTKFSISSKIISQSKGIVLGGGIFKNMENVVVEGYELHEGTTILKNVRPFIKIIKGHGNLLHGKYDGAVNENVAGTYFHGIFHNPEFRTQFVNILRKKKGLKTNNHMKDYYKQNKKYSLDKLADIVLKHVDINKIEEMLGL
- a CDS encoding transcriptional regulator (InterPro IPR001387: IPR011051: IPR013096: IPR014710~KEGG: mth:MTH700 hypothetical protein~PFAM: Cupin 2 conserved barrel domain protein; helix-turn-helix domain protein~SMART: helix-turn-helix domain protein~SPTR: O26796 Conserved protein~PFAM: Cupin domain; Helix-turn-helix); this encodes MHEKSKEIGLRIKELRKLSNISAKEMSKFLGIPVELYKKYENGEEDIPVSLLFEVAQKLNVDMGLLLTGKETRMHIFTVTRKGKGVKVKRREDYEYESLAEKFIHKKAEPFIVTVKPGKGKPKMNSHPGQEFDYVLKGTLKVYIHNHEIILNEGDSIFFDSSYKHAMEAVGDKEAKFLAIIM
- a CDS encoding AMP-dependent synthetase and ligase (COGs: COG0365 Acyl-coenzyme A synthetase/AMP-(fatty) acid ligase~InterPro IPR020845: IPR000873~KEGG: mba:Mbar_A2172 AMP-binding protein~PFAM: AMP-dependent synthetase and ligase~SPTR: Q0PVA7 Acetyl-CoA synthetase related protein~PFAM: AMP-binding enzyme), whose product is MASLLNEFVNRVNFESYEDFKKNFKIIVPDNFNFAYDVVDRYAEEVPGKRALVWCDDNGNEKILNFADMKLQSDKVANFLRNLGVKKGDKVMLTLKGRYEFWFSLLALHKIGAIAVPATHMLREKDIVYRIKKAGIDTVISVDDKDLIESYESAEKKLGVELKKIIVGNERDGWLNFREEVKKTPSNFKKPEGDKYPSGNDISLIYFSSGTTGMPKMIQHDFNYPLAHIITAKYWQNVREGGLHYTLSDTGWAKSVWGQIYGQWIAGSAVFVYDFDRFDPHKVLKKIEKYKINTFCAPPTVYRFFIKQDLSKYDLSSIEHAVTAGEPLNPEVFKKFYEETGIKIMEGFGQTECTLCIANFIWMEPKPGSMGKPSPLYDVKVVDKEGNEVDIGEEGEIAIDTSDGRPLGLFLGYYKDPEKTKKAWHNDLYHTGDTAWVDEDGYFWFVGRNDDVINSSGYRIGPFEVESAIISHPAVLECAVTGYPDPIRGQVVKATIVLTDGYEPSEKLKKEIQEHVKKVTAPYKYPRIIEFVDELPKTISGKIKRAEIRKRDEMRYKKEQQKKL
- a CDS encoding ketoisovalerate ferredoxin oxidoreductase, alpha subunit (COGs: COG0674 Pyruvate:ferredoxin oxidoreductase and related 2-oxoacid:ferredoxin oxidoreductase alpha subunit~InterPro IPR009014: IPR002880: IPR015941~KEGG: msi:Msm_0332 2-ketoisovalerate ferredoxin reductase~PFAM: pyruvate flavodoxin/ferredoxin oxidoreductase domain protein~SPTR: B9ACE5 Putative uncharacterized protein~PFAM: domain) — translated: MGVQLVRGNSAIVIGALYAGCDCFFGYPITPASEILHEASRYFPMLGRKFVQAESEEAAINMVYGAAAAGHRAMTASSGPGMSLMQEGISYLAGSELPAVIVNIMRAGPGLGNIGPEQGDYNQIVKGGGHGNYKNMVLAPNSVQEMCDLTMDAFDLAEKYRNPVVILADGVLGQMAEPMRFPSKAIKPNLNKDWAVRGTKDSRGNLITSIRLDFDKLEKLNKKLQKKYKKMKEDVRYEEYKTEDAEIILVAYGISSRISKHAVDIARDKGIKVGLLRPITLFPFPENKLNKLSEEGCKFVAVEMSNGQMKEEIERITKQKVHIVSRMGGNIIEVRDILQKLYKF